One window from the genome of Candidatus Margulisiibacteriota bacterium encodes:
- a CDS encoding cofactor-independent phosphoglycerate mutase, with translation MKYFVVIGDGMSDLPLKALGGKTPLEAAKTPNLDYIAQYGVCGWTKNVPTGMIPGSDVAAMSIFGYDPKKGYTGRGPLEAASLGVKLGEKDIAFRCNLVTVKNGTMADFTAGHISTEDAKRVFRELNKKIGSKNIEFIPGLSYRNLLVFRNLSGGEMQRLVGIKTTPPHDISGKKIGSYLPKGRGEETLLSIINESELILRKIRSKATIIWPWGQGGQPRIESFSGKYKKSGAVITAVHLLKGLGLITGMEVINVPGATGYLDTNYSGKAKYAINAIKRHEVVFVHVEAPDEAGHEGDVRHKIRAIEDFDRLVVGPILEKIRLKKINAKILVLPDHPTPIKYMTHTADPVPFAIFSSYNKLCSARIKGYSERQIRKSKFKIKHGHELLTYLFK, from the coding sequence ATGAAATACTTCGTAGTAATCGGTGATGGAATGTCCGATCTGCCGCTCAAAGCGCTTGGCGGCAAAACGCCCCTGGAAGCAGCGAAAACCCCGAACCTGGACTATATTGCCCAATATGGCGTTTGCGGTTGGACAAAAAACGTTCCGACCGGGATGATCCCGGGGTCTGATGTCGCGGCGATGAGCATTTTTGGCTACGACCCCAAAAAAGGCTATACCGGCCGGGGGCCGCTGGAGGCGGCCAGCTTGGGCGTGAAGCTGGGAGAAAAGGATATTGCTTTCCGCTGCAACCTGGTAACAGTTAAAAATGGAACAATGGCCGACTTTACCGCCGGGCATATTTCTACCGAAGATGCGAAGCGGGTGTTTAGAGAGCTCAATAAGAAGATCGGGTCTAAAAATATTGAGTTTATCCCCGGGCTTAGCTATCGGAACCTTCTGGTTTTCCGAAATTTGAGCGGCGGAGAGATGCAAAGGCTGGTGGGAATAAAAACCACCCCGCCGCACGATATTTCGGGCAAAAAGATCGGGTCATATTTGCCGAAAGGTAGAGGAGAAGAGACGCTTCTTTCTATAATTAACGAAAGTGAATTGATCTTACGCAAGATCAGGTCAAAGGCGACGATCATTTGGCCATGGGGACAGGGAGGCCAGCCGAGAATTGAGTCCTTTTCCGGAAAATACAAGAAAAGCGGCGCGGTGATCACTGCGGTCCACTTATTGAAAGGACTTGGCCTGATCACCGGCATGGAAGTGATCAATGTGCCGGGGGCGACCGGCTACCTGGATACCAATTATTCCGGGAAGGCAAAATATGCCATTAACGCTATTAAGCGGCATGAGGTTGTTTTTGTCCATGTCGAGGCGCCGGATGAAGCGGGGCATGAAGGAGATGTCAGGCACAAGATCCGGGCGATCGAGGATTTTGACCGGTTGGTGGTCGGGCCGATCCTGGAAAAGATCCGCTTAAAAAAGATCAATGCCAAGATCCTGGTCCTGCCGGACCATCCTACACCGATCAAATATATGACCCATACCGCTGATCCGGTCCCCTTTGCGATCTTTTCCTCGTACAACAAGCTTTGTTCGGCGCGGATCAAAGGTTATAGCGAAAGACAGATCAGGAAATCGAAGTTCAAAATAAAGCATGGCCACGAGCTTCTGACATATTTATTTAAGTAG
- a CDS encoding prephenate dehydrogenase/arogenate dehydrogenase family protein, giving the protein MRIAIIGLGLIGGSLGLALKKSGGHKVIGVPRDEKTIEKALALGAIDEGTTDHLQGVNDADLVFICTPINLIVPVVSEVAPQLKKGAIVSDVGSSKYEIVSQLEKLMPKGVYYVGGHPLAGKERFKIDAAEAGLFYGRTWALTRTSRTSQRALDKVAEVVRSMGAKPLEMEPKAHDLVVAAISHAPLAVAAALVNAVAGEAERATMAQCAASGFRDATRIVSGDPILGVDMFTTNKKAVLKMIGAFKRSLSSLEGLIKEGNGEKIREELAKAKQFRDSIYG; this is encoded by the coding sequence ATGAGAATAGCAATTATCGGGCTTGGTTTGATCGGTGGCTCGCTTGGTTTGGCATTGAAAAAAAGTGGCGGGCATAAAGTGATCGGGGTCCCCCGTGACGAAAAAACCATAGAAAAGGCGCTCGCGCTTGGCGCGATCGACGAGGGGACGACTGATCATCTGCAAGGGGTTAATGATGCCGACCTGGTCTTTATCTGCACTCCGATCAATCTGATCGTTCCCGTTGTTTCAGAGGTCGCCCCGCAACTAAAAAAAGGGGCGATCGTTAGCGACGTTGGCAGCTCAAAATATGAGATCGTTTCCCAATTGGAAAAGTTAATGCCCAAAGGGGTTTATTATGTTGGCGGCCATCCCTTGGCGGGTAAAGAGCGATTTAAAATTGATGCGGCCGAAGCAGGTCTCTTTTACGGCCGGACCTGGGCCCTGACCCGGACCTCCAGGACCAGCCAGCGGGCTTTGGACAAAGTAGCCGAGGTTGTCCGGTCAATGGGCGCCAAACCATTGGAGATGGAGCCAAAAGCTCACGACCTGGTCGTAGCGGCGATCAGTCATGCCCCCTTGGCGGTCGCGGCGGCGCTGGTTAACGCGGTGGCGGGAGAAGCAGAACGCGCGACCATGGCCCAATGCGCTGCTTCCGGTTTTCGCGATGCAACCAGGATCGTTTCCGGCGACCCTATCCTAGGGGTCGATATGTTCACCACCAACAAAAAAGCGGTCCTGAAAATGATCGGCGCCTTCAAGCGGTCTTTGTCTTCTCTGGAAGGATTGATCAAAGAAGGAAATGGCGAGAAGATCAGGGAAGAACTGGCCAAGGCCAAGCAATTTCGGGATTCGATTTACGGTTAA